AAAAAGTCAAAAAGCCTTAGATACAATAATTTTTTCTGCTGAGTTAAATAAAAGTAATCCCCAAACTGGTACTCAGGGCGATCGCATTTTAGAAATAGGACCGGGTACAGGGGTTTTAACAAAAAGATTATTACCCTTAGTTGACAAATTATTGGCAGTGGAAATTGATCGGGATTTATGTAAAAAATTAGTAAATGACTATGGAAAAACAGATAATTTTCTCTTGTTAGAAGGAGATTTTTTAGAGTTAAATTTACCAGAAATTTTACAACCTTTTCCTGATTTTTTAGCTTACAACAAAGTGGTTGCGAATATACCTTATAATATCACAGGTCCTATTATCGAAAAACTTTTAGGCACTATTAGTAAACCTGCAGAAAAACAATTAGATGCGATCGTTTTATTAATTCAGAAAGAAGTAGGGGAAAGACTTACAGCAGAGCCGAATAATAAAGTTTATGGGGCGCTAACCCTAAAAGTGCAATATTTAGCAGACTGTGAAATAGTTTGTACTGTTCCAGCTAGGGACTTTTATCCTCCGCCAAAAGTTGATTCTGTAGTAGTAAAAATAACGCCTCGAAATCTAGTTAATCCTGCTAAAAATCCAGCTTTTTTAGACAGTTTAATTAAATTAGGTTTTTCTAGTAGAAGAAAGATGCTGAAAAATAATTTAAAATCTTTAATTTCTCCTGAAAAATTAAATGACACTTTAGAAAAACTTAATCTCAATCCTCACGCTCGTGCAGAAAATTTAAGTCTTGAAGAATGGATAAATTTAAGTAATTATCTAACCTCAGTTGGGTTTAAGAATATCTGATAAGGTTAGGTGTCAGGTTGCAGGTTACAGGTGGTAGTGGATGGGGGGATGAGGTGATGAGGGGAAAGGGGGAAGTAGGGGCGAATGGCCATTCGCCCGTACAGGTATTCGTGGTTTTTCATTCTTAATTCTTAATTTTTAATTCTTAATTCTTAACTATTTAACGTCAGTTCGAGTTAAGGGAATTTTATCGTTATTTCTAAGAAGAAGCTATAAGGTTTTCTGACTAGGAGAAAATAATGCTTTCAGCTTATCCAAAACTCAGGTAATTGTTATAAGTTAATATGGTTCTTCTATAGTGGTTATGATAAATTAAGAGAAACAGGACTTCCATAACCTTTATTGAATAGTATTTATAGTAAAACAAAAACTAAAAGTTTATAAATTATTATTTAATAATCCCCTATTGCCTCTTGCCTACCCTAACTAATAATTTACACGACGAGAAGTGATAGAGCCGTTAATATTTATTATTTTTATTCTTTAACCGTCAAACCTGCCACCTACCACCTGACACCTTTTCCTAACCAATAATTTACACGACGAGCAGTAAGAGAGCCATATTTTTTTTAAATAACCTCACCGAGGATAATTTGTCATGAAAGTTAATTTTTGGCATAAATTCTTCTCAAGAAAGACATATCAACATTACCAAAATTAACACTAAAAGCTACATGGACTTTTTCCAAACTTCTAACTAGCCACCCTGCACCTTCTCTGGTGAAAGACTCGTAGTGATTGAATAAGATAGAGAATCTTTTTTCTAAGTATGGTTTAACTTTACTGCAAACTAAGACTAACTTTAACATTAAGCCAATGGTTTTTGTTGTTCCCATATTACTAATCATATCCATAAATACCAAATGATTTGGATTTTGGGGACTTTCGACAATAAGATAATTAAAAACCTGACTATAAGTACGCATTTTTAGAAATTCATCGGGTTTGGTTTGATTATATTTGGGGTATAAATCCTGCATTTTGTCATAAAGTCTTTTATTGAAGCTATGTTTGCCATACTTGCCATCTACGGATTGTATTATGTACTCATATAAATCATCTTTGAATAATTGATAATTACGCACATCACTAGTATGGGTTAAAAAACTACGGGATAAATCCTGATAGGAATAGCCATTTTCCACAGGTCCTACATAATGTTTCAAACTTCTTCCTAAATCACGATCACTTAATAGGGTAGGATTAGTAACAGGTTTAATAATTCTTTCTCTTTCCTGTTGTGCCATTTTTTCTCTACCTGCCTGTGCTACCCTTATTTGATAAGTAACAAATTGAGATAATTCCGTTTCAAATTTTTTCTCTAACTGATTTTTGACTTGATAAACAGTTTGTTGTTGTTCAGAACTACTATCAACACTTAATAAACAATGATCATACAAATAAGGATAACGAGTGATTAGGTTTCCCACTGTTTCTTGTTTCGGCTTTGTGGGAATGAGGTTATTTTTTCGCCCTTGATTCTCGCCAATAATAACTGCGAGACGTTGAATTTGTTTATAGTAATCAGTGGTTAAAAAATGTCTAACCAACTGCACCATACGACTAGAATAAGATTTACCAATACCTACTCCAGAAGGAAGATAGTTAAACAGCTCAACCAACTCAACGATAAAAGGTTGGGTTTTCGGGTTCAACTGCCACATATTGATGAGAATATGGCAACAACGATTTAACACGGAAGGGAAGTTTAATTCTGCCCGTTTGGTGGCAATTAATTTGGCTAAAACTTCTAATACTTTCTGATCGTCGTAATTTCTTGCCTGAATGAATAAATGTCTAAATCTATCCAACACCTGCTGAGGTGATTTGGTCTTAACACACTCTAGCAAATGATCATAGAGATATTGTTCATCTCCTATGATATTGTTGTATTGGCGTTTTGATAAAGAGTTGATATTCACGGCAGTTCATGATGTGATATATTTTTGTTTAATTATTGTTGAAGAATTTTGCGTAAGGATGTTTTCACCTCTAACTAAAATTCTAATATAAATGCTTATTTTTCATATCGTTTAAATTACTGATTTTTTATATTTTCTTTTTATGAAAACTTTTGC
This is a stretch of genomic DNA from Cyanobacterium aponinum PCC 10605. It encodes these proteins:
- the rsmA gene encoding 16S rRNA (adenine(1518)-N(6)/adenine(1519)-N(6))-dimethyltransferase RsmA, whose protein sequence is MTIRPRKQFGQHWLKSQKALDTIIFSAELNKSNPQTGTQGDRILEIGPGTGVLTKRLLPLVDKLLAVEIDRDLCKKLVNDYGKTDNFLLLEGDFLELNLPEILQPFPDFLAYNKVVANIPYNITGPIIEKLLGTISKPAEKQLDAIVLLIQKEVGERLTAEPNNKVYGALTLKVQYLADCEIVCTVPARDFYPPPKVDSVVVKITPRNLVNPAKNPAFLDSLIKLGFSSRRKMLKNNLKSLISPEKLNDTLEKLNLNPHARAENLSLEEWINLSNYLTSVGFKNI